The segment CACAAAAACTACTACCATTTCAAAAACGAAACATATAAACACTTCAGACGCATGGGAAAGTTTACcggaaaaaagacaaacagaagaggaagaaaaagggaagccATAAAAAGTTATCTCAGACAAAGCTCCCCGGCCACCCTCTCCCCACCACTTTCACATCCCCCACACAAACACTAAGGACAGATTACCCACCACctcaacaaaaaacaccagccAAGCACCTACACCACGCTCAGGGCCACCCCAACAACGCACTTCCCCACACACCACAACcaccaaaactgaaaaccaCAGCCGGAAACTCTCACCAACCAGAAAGCGAcgaagggaaagaaagatgcCGCACCGCATAAAGCCCGACACACGGCAGCACCCCGAGCACTGCCACCACCCGCACCACCACCCAGCCCCAACAGGCTCCTGCCCAGCACAACCCAACTCCCACCATGCCTGGGCCCGCAGCCCCAACACCAACAGCCATCCACAGCGCCCTGgcgctcctgctcctcctcacgCCTCCCGCCAACgccttctcctgcagccccctgcgcCTCCACGACAGCGCCTTCCCCTGGgacagcctccagctcctccgcGACAtggctcccagccccacgcagccctgCCCGCAGCAACACGCGCCTTGCTCCTTCCCGGACACCCTCCTGGACACCAACGACACACAGCAAGCCGCACACACCgtccaccacctcctccaacACCTCTTCGacaccctcagcagccccagcacccccgcgCACTGGCTCGACACCGCACGCCACGACCTCCTcaaccagctccagcaccacatCCACCACCTCGAGCGCTGCTTCCCAGCCGACGCCACGCGCTTCCACAGGCGAGGGCCCCGCAACCTTCACCTCAGCATCAACAAGTACTTCGGCTGCATCCAACACTTCCTCCAGAACCACACCTACAGCCCCTGCGCCTGGGACCACGTCCGCCTCGAGGCTCACGCCTGCTTCCAGCGCATCCACCGCCTCACCCGCACCATGCGCTAAGAGGAGCCCCACACGCGCACCTCTGCCCTGACGCCCCCCTTCGCCCACCACACACGGACGCTGACAAGAACTGACCAGAGCCCAGagcccaccaccacccaccACCTCCttatttaactatttatttcAACCAAGCTTGTCATCTATTTATTAACTATTTATGCAAAGTAAATAAAGACCTTTTGTAAGAACCTGACCAGTCCTAGAGCATCCCTCTCACTGGCCTGAGGGCATCTGGATGATGCCCTCATCTCCAGCCTTACACTTCTGCTTAGCCCTCAAGTGCTCACGCACTTCCCACTCAACCATCTTGGGACAACCCCACCAACCAAACTCGTCTCGATCACCCCTCTCCCGTCCCATCCCGGGGCACCTCTGACAACAGTCCCTCTCTCTCTatctccccacacacaccctcGCAGCTACCACCCCCACGCACCCAGcacctctctccttctctcagCCTCCATCAGCACGCACAGCTCGCTCTCGCTCCACTCCTCTCCTACAACCTCGACAGCTTCAGCGACCACAAACCCCTCCCTCCACCACACCACTGATGACCTCACCAGGCACACCGCTCCGCAGCCAACCAGCCCCTTCACAGCCCGCTGCCCGCTCTCCCACCCACATGGCCCAGGATCAATGTGGCCTTCGCGCCTGACCAGGCACACTGCACGCTCACGGGCATGACACACTCACTGGTCACAGCCAACACAGCTGCACGAGAGGAATGTCCTCTTTGACTCAAGCTTCTCCTCTCAGGACAACGTTACCCTCCTGCCTCACCAAGGGACACCACCCAGCGTCATCTTTTTACATTGCAGGGAGACGTCATCATTTCACATTGGCGgggagaaatttaatgaaatataacaagGGCAAGCGTAGAGTCCTGCATCCGGGCAAGCACAACTCCAGACACCACGATACCTTGGGGACtgtcctgctggagagcagcgaAGGGGAAACGGACccgggggtcctggtggacagcacGATGACCAGGAGCCAGCACTGTGCGCTTGTGGCTAAGAAcgccaatggcatcctggggtggATTACAAGGGCTGTGGTTATTAGGTTGAGAgagcctctccttcccctctactctgccctgctGAGACCGCATCTGGAATATTGTCTCCAGTTCTCGGACCCTTACTTCActaaggacagggaactgcttgagagagtccagcacagagccacgaggatgacgaagggagtggagcatctcccttacgacggatggctgagggagctgggtctctttagcttggagagCAGGAGACTCGGGGGTGACCTTAATGTGTAAAGGATGAGTGTCAGCAGGACGGAGCCAGGTTCTTCTCTGTGACATCTAAAGATAGGACAAGAAGCAACGGGTGCAAGCTGGAATGTTCAGTTTGCATCTCACGTTCTGTGTAAATATGAGACGAAACTttttcacggtgagggtgagagaacactggaacaggctgacCACGGGACTTGTGGAGttcccttctctggagacattcaaaacctgcctcGATGCGTTCTTGTGCGACGTCATCTAAgtcttcctgctctggcagtggGAACAGACTAGACGATCgttcaaggtcccttccaatccctcatattttgtgattctgtgtgattctagCAAAGCTTTTATACTTCCTCTCCCAGTACCCTTCTGGACAAAACGGACAGCAAACAGCTCATCAACTACACAGCACGATGGGAAAACAACCCCCAGACGAGGCGGCCTCAGCGGCTTACACTAAACGGGGTTacagcaggctggcagccagtcactaaCGGGATGCCCTAGGCCGCCATTTTAGGGACAGGGCTCTTTAACGCCTTCATAAAAAACCTGGATGAAGGACTCAAAGGCAGAACAGGTGACTTACCAAACAACACCACACTCGGAGGAGGCGCGGACTCCCGCAAGGACACAGAGCCCTTGCACGGAGCTCTTGGCAAACCAGAGGGCTGGGCACTCACCAACCACCTCACGCGCACCAACAGCAAGTGCTGCATTGGGCTGCACCggggacggggcaaccctgcCTTCACCTACACACGGGAGGAACACAGGCCGGACAGTGGCCCCACAGAAACACGTCTCAGGGTTTGGGTCAACGCCAAGGgcaacgtgagccagcagcatgccctggcagaCAAAAGGGCCAGCCGTATCCTGGGCGGCCACGGGCACagcgagggaagggattgtcccactctgctctggggcagcctcacctcgagcaccCTCTACCCTTCTGGGTACCACAAAACAAGGGCATAAAGCCATTGGAGAACTTCCACAGGAGGGAAACGGAGACTGTGAAAGGTCCAGAGAGCAAGACGTGTGAGCAGTAGACGAGGTCCCTCACTTCCTTCAGCCAACAATAGAGGAGACGGAGGGGTCGCCTCATGCCGGCCTacagctccctcatgagggagcagaggggcaggcgctgagctctgttctctggggacagcaacaggaccccAGGGAACcgcatggagctgggacaggggagggtcaggctggctcttaggaaaaggttcttcccAGACAAGGTAGCTGGACACTGGAACACGCTCCACAGGGAGATGGGCACGGCACCGAACCCTCCCGGAGCTCAAGGAGTGCTTGGACAAGGCTCTCAGAAATACGGTTTGGTTCTTGGCTCCTCCAGCATGGACCCGGGATTTGACTCCATGATCCTTGAGGGTCCCTTCGCACTCACAATATACCATGGTTCTACAATTCTTCTTGCCTCCTGACACCTTCACAGCCTCCTTGACAGCCTTCTTCCCACAAGGACCAACCAACGCCTACATGCCATGACAGAGGAAAGAGCTCCTTGCCATTCTACTGCTTCACAAATAACTAAtaccaaaacccaaacccaatACAACCAGCAACCGGCCTTCACACAACAAAAGCACATGCTCAGAAAGGCAATTCTGaagggcaaaagaaaagcaCGACAGCACTCCTCAAGGAATAAAGGGAAACCCTCACACATCcacaccacaaccgctctcgCGGCCTCTGCCCCAGCGCTTGCACACCCTGCCTTCAACCACACCACCACTGCAGACAACCTCCCTTCACCCACAACACCCCCCTCACAGGGAGGCACGCGCAGCACCACGGCCAGTGCAGTGTCCTCTCTGGAGACACGAGATGGACTTGATGAGTTAGGGCAACAACGCTAgggaagggtctagagaacaagtcttatgagggGGGCAGAGGGACCCTGTGTCCCTCCGCTTGTACGAAAGagggctcaggggagaccttgcTGTACTTCACAAATAACTTAAAGGACGTTGCGTTGCAAGGTGGAGAATGGGGCTCTTCTCCACAGCACTAAGAGGGAAAAGGGCCTTACGGTTCACCAGGAGAGGTCTAGCTTGGAGATGAGGAGAAATTTCATGACTGAAAGGGTTGGGCAAGCATTAGAATAGGCCGTCCGGCAAAATGGTTGAGTCAAtatccctggagatcttcaagaAACGCGTACATTCAGGACTTAATGGCAAGGGTTACTGCTGGACTTTAATTCAAGATCAATGGTtcaactagatgatcttagacATCTTCCCCAAactcaatgattctatgaccccTTGGGGGTCCCTTCATTTGCAGGGAACGCTACCATAAAGTTCCTCTTCATCCGAAAACAAAACACACGCAAACCCAAGAGATGGGTGATCCAACACAGGGACAAGGAGCAGACATGCTTTGGGAAGCTCCATCCATACAGACATTCAAAGCACAGGAGCACAAGGGACACATCTCCTCCAATGATACCTGACCGCAGAACCGCAGTAGGACCGAGCAGCTCACAACACCCCTGCCTCCAGAAACACCTCTAAACCTGCAATGAACGACTGCGCTGAAAGTAAAAGGGAACAGACAGGCAAAATAAGACCACGaagaaaaaacccaaacctAACACTAGGGCATGACATAGGGAAAGTGGACCTAGGAAGGAAGAGCAATCGTGGGGAGTACTCAACTACTCTCCCTCAAGGCCAAAagggaaacacaaagaaaagcacatcCGCAACACAGCTGCACCAGCACCCTCTCCCCACCACTTTCACATCCCCCACACAAACACTAAGGACAGATTACCCACCACctcaacaaaaaacaccagccAAGCACCTACACCACGCTCAGGGCCACCCCAACAACGCACTTCCCCACACACCACAACcaccaaaactgaaaaccaCAGCCGGAAACTCTCACCAACCAGAAAGCGAcgaagggaaagaaagatgcCGCACCGCATAAAGCCCGACACACGGCAGCACCCCGAGCACTGCCACCACCCGCACCACCACCCAGCCCCAACAGGCTCCTGCCCAGCACAACCCAACTCCCACCATGCCTGGGCCCGCAGCCCCAACACCAACAGCCATCCACAGCGCCCTGgcgctcctgctcctcctcacgCCTCCCGCCAACgccttctcctgcagccccctgcgcCTCCACGACAGCGCCTTCCCCTGGgacagcctccagctcctccgcGACAtggctcccagccccacgcagccctgCCCGCAGCAACACGCGCCTTGCTCCTTCCCGGACACCCTCCTGGACACCAACGACACACAGCAAGCCGCACACACCgtccaccacctcctccaacACCTCTTCGACACCCTCAGCAGGCCCCAGCACCCCCGCGCACTGGCTCGACACCTGCACGCCACGACCTCCTcaaccagctccagcaccacatCCACCACCTCGAGCGCTGCTTCCCAGCCGACGCCACGCGCTTCCACAGGCGAGGGCCCCGCAACCTTCACCTCAGCATCAACAAGTACTTCGGCTGCATCCAACACTTCCTCCAGAACCACACCTACAGCCCCTGCGCCTGGGACCACGTCCGCCTCGAGGCTCACGCCTGCTTCCAGCGCATCCACCACCTCACCCGCACCATGCGCTAAGAGGAGCCCCACACGCGCACCTCTGCCCTGACGCCTCCCTTCGCCCACCACACACGGACGCTGACAAGAACTGACCAGAGCCCAGagcccaccaccacccaccACCTCCttatttaactatttatttcAACCAAGCTTGTCATCTATTTATTAACTATTTATGCAAAGTAAATAAAGACCTTTTGTAAGAACCTGACCAGTCCTAGAGCATCCCTCTCACTGGCCTGAGGGCATCTGGATGATGCCCTCATCTCCAGCCTTACACTTCTGCTTAGCCCTCAAGTGCTCACGCACTTCCCACTCAACCATCTTGGGACAACCCCACCAACCAAACTCGTCTCGATCACCCCTCTCCCGTCCCATCCCGGGGCACCTCTGACAACAGTCCCTCTCTCTCTatctccccacacacaccctcGCAGCTACCACCCCCACGCACCCAGcacctctctccttctctcagCCTCCATCAGCACGCACAGCTCGCTCTCGCTCCACTCCTCTCCTACAACCTCGACAGCTTCAGCGACCACAAACCCCTCCCTCCACCACACCACTGATGACCTCAC is part of the Cygnus atratus isolate AKBS03 ecotype Queensland, Australia unplaced genomic scaffold, CAtr_DNAZoo_HiC_assembly HiC_scaffold_171, whole genome shotgun sequence genome and harbors:
- the LOC126913675 gene encoding interferon; translated protein: MPGPAAPTPTAIHSALALLLLLTPPANAFSCSPLRLHDSAFPWDSLQLLRDMAPSPTQPCPQQHAPCSFPDTLLDTNDTQQAAHTVHHLLQHLFDTLSSPSTPAHWLDTARHDLLNQLQHHIHHLERCFPADATRFHRRGPRNLHLSINKYFGCIQHFLQNHTYSPCAWDHVRLEAHACFQRIHRLTRTMR